In Desulfoferula mesophila, the genomic window CGCTGGCATTTCTTCAACGCCGACGGCTCGGCGGCCGAGATGTGCGGCAACGGCGGGCGCTGCGCCGCCCGTTATGCCCACGACGTGGGCCTGGCCGGCGAGGAGATGGTGTTCGACACCACCGCCGGCCCCATACGCGCCTGGATTTTGGATTCGGGCGTAAAGCTGGAGATGATCCATCCCTTTGGGGCCTACCAGGGGGTGGAGCTTGAGGTGGACGGCGGGATGGTGAAGATGGACGGCGTTAACACCGGGGTGCCCCACGCGGTGATCGCGGTGGAGGATATCGAGGCGGCACCCGTGGTGCCGGTGGGCCGCAAGGTGCGCTTTGCCCCCCACTTCGCCCCGGCCGGGACCAATGTGAACTTCGCCTGCGCCAAGGACGGCGAGTTGGTGGTTCGCACTTACGAAAGAGGAGTGGAGGACGAGACCCTGGCTTGTGGTACCGGCGCGGTGGCTTCCGCCTTGATGCTGGGCCCGGCCATGGGCCTGAAATCGCCGGTTAGGGTCAAGGTTCGCAGCGGCGAGGAATTGAAAGTTCACTTTGATAAGCAGGGCGAGGACTTCGGCCCGGTATTCCTGGAGGGGGCGGCGCATTACGTCTACTCCGGCAAGCTCAACGCCGAAGCCCTGGCTTGGTTACATACTCAGGAGGATTCTCCATGTTAAAGGGAGCCATGGTAGCTTTGGTCACTCCGTTTACCGCGGAAGGCCAAGTGGATGAAGAGAGCCTGCGCAGGCTGATCGAATGGCATATTGAAAGCGGCACGGACGGCATCGTGCCCTGCGGCACCACCGGTGAATCACCCACCCTCAGCCACGAGGAGCACCGCCGGGTCATCGAAATCACGGTGGAGCAGGTGAACAAGCGGGTGCCGGTGGTGGCCGGGGCGGGCAGCAACAGCACCGCCGAGGCCATCGCCCTGACCAAGCACGCCAAGCAGGTGGGTGCCGACGCCGCCCTGCTGGTGAGCCCCTATTACAACAAGCCCACCCAGGAGGGCCTCTACCAGCACTTCGCGGCCATCGCCAAGGAGGCCGCGTTTCCCTTGGTGCCCTACAACATCGCCGGGCGCACGGGGGTGAACATCGAGCCGGCCACCATGGCCCGCCTGGCCCAGCTGGACGAGGTGATCGCCTGCAAGGAGGCCAGCGGCAACATAAGCCAGATGGCCGAAATCTACCACCTGTGCGGCGACAAGATGGACCTGTTGTCCGGCGACGACAACATGGTGCTGCCCTTGTTGTCCATCGGCGGCAAGGGGGTCATCTCGGTGGTGAACAACCTCATCCCCTCGGAGATGTCCGAACTGTGCCGCCGCTGGTTCGCCGGCGACGTCGAAGGGGCCCGCGAGATATTCTACAAAGTGCTGCCCCTGTGCAAGGCCATGTTCCTGGAGACCAACCCCATTCCGGTGAAGGTGGCCATGGGCCTGCTGGGCCGCATTCCCAACGCTTCCCTGCGGCTGCCCCTGTGCGACATGGCTCCGGCCAACCTGGAGCGCCTGAAGCAGGCTCTGGCCGCTTACGGACTCAAGTAGGGGAGGGCCGTATGGTCAAGATCACCGTGGCCGGGGCGGCCGGTCGCATGGGCGGGCACATCGCCCGCGCCGTTTACAACCGCCAAGGCGCCGAGTTGGCGGGGGCCTTCGAGGCCCCCGGCAATCCCACCGTGGGCAAGTCGCTGGCCGGTGTGGTGGGCCTGTCCGGGGCCGAGGGCGTGGTGGGCGACGACCCCGCCGAGGCCCTGGCCGAGGCCCAGGTGCTCATCGACTTCACCTCCCCGGCCTCCAGCATAAAGAACCTCAAGCTTTGCGCCACCCTGGGCAAGGCGGCGGTGATCGGCACCACCGGCCTGAACGAGGCCCAGAAAAAGACCCTCGTCGCCCAGGCCAAAAAGGTGCCCGTGGTGTTCGCCCCCAACATGAGCGTGGGCATGAACCTCATGTTCAAGCTGGTGGCCCAGATGGCCCAGGTGCTGGGACCGGACTACGCCCTGGAGGTGTTGGAAGCGCACCACGACCAGAAAAAGGACGCCCCCAGCGGCACCGCGGTGCGCCTCATCGAGGAATTGTGCCGGGTGCGGGGTTGGAATTACGATGAGGTATGCCGCCACGGCCGGGTGGGCATGACCGGGGCCCGCACCGCCAACGAGCTGGGGGTAAGCGTCATCCGCGGCGGCGACATCGTGGGCGAGCACACGGTGTATTTCATCGCCAACGGCGAGCGCCTTGAGCTGACCCATCGGGCCCACAACCGCGACACCTTTGCCCAGGGCGCGGTGCGCGCCGCCCTGTGGGTGGTGAACAAGGAGCCGGGGCTCTATGACATGCAGGACGTCCTGGGGCTGAGGGAGGCTGGCAAGAGTGAGCAAGAATAAAGATCTGCTGGGCTGCAAGCGGGGTATCGTTCGTTTCAGCTATCAGGGCAAGGTGCGCTATGGCCTGGTGTCCGGCGGCCGGTTGCGCCTCTACCAGGGGTCGCCGTTTTCCGGCGGGGTGCCGGGAAAGGAAAGCGCACCCCTGAACGAGGTGCGCCTGTTGGCTCCCTGCCGCCCCTCCAAGGTGGTGGCCGTGGGGCTCAACTACAAGGCCCACGCCAAGGAAGTGAACAAGGCCCTGCCCGCCGAGCCCATGATCTTTATGAAACCCTCCACCTCGGTGATCGGGCCGGGCGAGAAGATCGTGCGCCCGGCCATAAGCGAACGGGTGGACCACGAGAGCGAGTTGGGGGTGGTGATCGGCCGCTCCTGCCGTTTGGTTTCCCCGGAGCAGGCCCCTGAGTACATCCTGGGCTATACCTGCCTCAACGACGTGACCGCCCGCGACCTGCAGGCCCGCGACGGCCAGTACACCAGGGCCAAGGGCTTTGACACCTTCTGTCCCCTGGGCCCGGTGATCGCCCTGGATCTGGACCCGCGGCGGGTGCAGGTCAAGGCCGTGGTCAATGGCGAGACCCGGCAGGACACCAATACCTCGGACATGATTTTCGACGTCTATCAACTGGTCTCTTTCATCTCTCAGGTGATGACCCTCAATCCCGGCGACGTGATCGCCACCGGGACCCCCTCGGGGATCACTCCTCTCCAGGCGGGCGATGTGGTAGCCATAGAGATTCAGGGCGTGGGCGTGTTAAGCAACCCCGTGGTTTAAGCACAGTTAAAGATAAGAGCGAGAAGAACAGGAAACGACCATGGAGATTATTCGCGCCCAGCGCCTACAAAAACTGCCGCCCTATCTCTTCAAGGAGATCGACCGCCTGCGCGACGAAGTCCGCTCCCAAGGCGTGGACATCATCGACCTGGGAGTGGGCGACCCGGACCAGCCCACCCCGGCCAACGTCATCAAGCGCCTGAACGAGGCGGCGGCGGACCCCTCCACCCACAAGTACCCCGCCTACTCGGGCATGAACCGCTTCCGGGCCAGCGCCGCGGCCTGGTACAAGCGCCGTTTCGACGTGGACCTGGTGCCGGAAAAGGAAGTCATCACCTTGATCGGCTCCAAGGAAGGCCTGGCCCATTTCCCCCTGGCCTTCGTCAATCCTGGCGACGTGGTGTTGGTGCCCAGCCCGGCCTATCCGGTGTACAACAGCTCCACCATCATGGCCGGGGGCGTACCGGTGGAGATGCCGCTGACCAAGGATAACGGCTTCTTGCCCGACCTGGCGGCCATCGACCCGGCCACGGCCAAGGCGGCCAAGATCATGGTGGTCAACTACCCCAACAACCCCACGGCCGCGGTGGCCGACGCCGACTTCTACCAGCGCCTGGTGGAATTCGCCCTGGCCAATAGCATCATCGTGGTCTCCGACGCGGCCTACACCGAGATGGCCTTTGACGGATATAAGCCGCTGAGCTTCATGCAGACCCCCGGGGCCATGGAGGTGGGCATCGAGTTCCACAGCCTGTCCAAGACCTACAACATGACCGGCTGGCGCCTGGGCTTCGCCGTGGGCAACGCCGAGTTGGTGGGCGGCCTGGGCCAGGTGAAGAGCCAGATCGATTCCGGCGCTTTTGACGCGGTGCAGATAGCGGGCATCGAGGCCCTGGAGGGCGACCAGTCCAGCCTGGACGACATGCGTGCCCTGTACACCAAGCGCCGCGACGTGCTGGTGGAGGGCCTGCAGGGCCTGGGCCTGGAAGTGGAAAAGCCCAAGGCCACCTTCTACGTGTGGTGCGCCACGCCCAAGGGAATGAAAAGCGCCGATTTCACCAAGCGCCTGCTGTCTGAGTGCGGCATCGTCACCACCCCGGGCAACGGCTTCGGCGCCCCGGGGGAGAGCTACGTGCGCTTCGCCCTCACCGTGGACAAGACGCGCATGGCCGAGGCCCTGGAGCGCATGAAAAAGCTGGAGCTTTAGCGGCGTGCCCCAAGGCCGGGAGGTGTTCATCGGCCTGGGCTGCAACCTGGGCGACTGCCGGGCCAACTTGCGCTTTGCCTTGGAGGGCCTGGCCGTCCTGCCGGGATACCGCCCCCTGGCGCTCAGTTCCCTGTATCTGACCGCGCCGGTGGGCAAAACCGACCAGGCCGACTTTTACAACGCCGTGGCCCGTGGTAAATATGAAGGAGCGCCCCTGGAGCTGTTGGCCGGTTTGCAGGCCTTGGAACAGGCCAGGGGGCGAGAGCGCGTGGAGCGCTGGGGGCCGCGCACCCTGGATTTGGATCTGCTGCTTTTCGGGCGGGAGACATTGGATCTACCGGGCTTGCAAGTTCCCCATCCCCGCCTGAACCAGCGGGTGTTTGTTTTGGCGCCGCTGATGGAGATCGCCCCGGACTTGGTCCTGCCCCGCTGGGAGATGACCGCCGGGGAGCTTTGGGATCGCTTGCCCGCCGAGGAAAAGGCCCGCCAGGAAGCGAAACGGATTCGATGGGAATAGTTCGCCTGGTCCAAATAGCCGTAGTCATCCTTTTGGTGTGGATGGGTATCAAGGCGATAAAACGGTTCATGGCCAAGGACGCCGAACCCCGGCGAGTGCGGCGTGATGCCGCGCCGGGCGAGGTGATGGACGTGATGGTCCAGGATCCTCAGTGCGGCACCTACTTGCCCAAGCACGAGGCCTATAGCGCCTGGATC contains:
- the dapF gene encoding diaminopimelate epimerase, translating into MDSAQIKRLEALAGIDLVKMTGTGNDFILVDNRKAGVTRELMSDLALGLCQRRRSVGADGMIFLEPSNRVDPVRGTVDWRWHFFNADGSAAEMCGNGGRCAARYAHDVGLAGEEMVFDTTAGPIRAWILDSGVKLEMIHPFGAYQGVELEVDGGMVKMDGVNTGVPHAVIAVEDIEAAPVVPVGRKVRFAPHFAPAGTNVNFACAKDGELVVRTYERGVEDETLACGTGAVASALMLGPAMGLKSPVRVKVRSGEELKVHFDKQGEDFGPVFLEGAAHYVYSGKLNAEALAWLHTQEDSPC
- the dapA gene encoding 4-hydroxy-tetrahydrodipicolinate synthase, with translation MLKGAMVALVTPFTAEGQVDEESLRRLIEWHIESGTDGIVPCGTTGESPTLSHEEHRRVIEITVEQVNKRVPVVAGAGSNSTAEAIALTKHAKQVGADAALLVSPYYNKPTQEGLYQHFAAIAKEAAFPLVPYNIAGRTGVNIEPATMARLAQLDEVIACKEASGNISQMAEIYHLCGDKMDLLSGDDNMVLPLLSIGGKGVISVVNNLIPSEMSELCRRWFAGDVEGAREIFYKVLPLCKAMFLETNPIPVKVAMGLLGRIPNASLRLPLCDMAPANLERLKQALAAYGLK
- the dapB gene encoding 4-hydroxy-tetrahydrodipicolinate reductase, with product MVKITVAGAAGRMGGHIARAVYNRQGAELAGAFEAPGNPTVGKSLAGVVGLSGAEGVVGDDPAEALAEAQVLIDFTSPASSIKNLKLCATLGKAAVIGTTGLNEAQKKTLVAQAKKVPVVFAPNMSVGMNLMFKLVAQMAQVLGPDYALEVLEAHHDQKKDAPSGTAVRLIEELCRVRGWNYDEVCRHGRVGMTGARTANELGVSVIRGGDIVGEHTVYFIANGERLELTHRAHNRDTFAQGAVRAALWVVNKEPGLYDMQDVLGLREAGKSEQE
- a CDS encoding fumarylacetoacetate hydrolase family protein, with product MSKNKDLLGCKRGIVRFSYQGKVRYGLVSGGRLRLYQGSPFSGGVPGKESAPLNEVRLLAPCRPSKVVAVGLNYKAHAKEVNKALPAEPMIFMKPSTSVIGPGEKIVRPAISERVDHESELGVVIGRSCRLVSPEQAPEYILGYTCLNDVTARDLQARDGQYTRAKGFDTFCPLGPVIALDLDPRRVQVKAVVNGETRQDTNTSDMIFDVYQLVSFISQVMTLNPGDVIATGTPSGITPLQAGDVVAIEIQGVGVLSNPVV
- a CDS encoding LL-diaminopimelate aminotransferase, with product MEIIRAQRLQKLPPYLFKEIDRLRDEVRSQGVDIIDLGVGDPDQPTPANVIKRLNEAAADPSTHKYPAYSGMNRFRASAAAWYKRRFDVDLVPEKEVITLIGSKEGLAHFPLAFVNPGDVVLVPSPAYPVYNSSTIMAGGVPVEMPLTKDNGFLPDLAAIDPATAKAAKIMVVNYPNNPTAAVADADFYQRLVEFALANSIIVVSDAAYTEMAFDGYKPLSFMQTPGAMEVGIEFHSLSKTYNMTGWRLGFAVGNAELVGGLGQVKSQIDSGAFDAVQIAGIEALEGDQSSLDDMRALYTKRRDVLVEGLQGLGLEVEKPKATFYVWCATPKGMKSADFTKRLLSECGIVTTPGNGFGAPGESYVRFALTVDKTRMAEALERMKKLEL
- the folK gene encoding 2-amino-4-hydroxy-6-hydroxymethyldihydropteridine diphosphokinase, encoding MPQGREVFIGLGCNLGDCRANLRFALEGLAVLPGYRPLALSSLYLTAPVGKTDQADFYNAVARGKYEGAPLELLAGLQALEQARGRERVERWGPRTLDLDLLLFGRETLDLPGLQVPHPRLNQRVFVLAPLMEIAPDLVLPRWEMTAGELWDRLPAEEKARQEAKRIRWE